In Hippoglossus stenolepis isolate QCI-W04-F060 chromosome 5, HSTE1.2, whole genome shotgun sequence, one genomic interval encodes:
- the LOC124851879 gene encoding myosin heavy chain, fast skeletal muscle-like isoform X1: MSTDAEMAIYGKASIYLRKPERERLEAQTAPFDAKTACYVVDAKELYLKGTIMKKDGGNVTVKVLGTQEERTVKEDDVTPMNPPKYDKIEDMAMMTHLNEASVLYNLKERYAAWMIYTYSGLFCATVNPYKWLPVYDSEVVSAYRGKKRMEAPPHIFSVSDNAYQNMLTDRENQSVLITGESGAGKTVNTKRVIQYFATIAVAGGGDKKKEVKQYQGSLEDQIIAANPLLEAYGNAKTVRNDNSSRFGKFIRIHFGTTGKLASADIETYLLEKSRVTYQLPAERGYHIFYQMMTNHKPGVIEASLITTNPYDFPLISMGQITVASIDDKVELEATDNAIDILGFTGEEKMSIYKMTGAVLHHGNMKFKQKQREEQAEPDGTEDADKVAYLLGLNSADMLKALCYPRVKVGNEFVTKGQTVPQASNSVTALSKSIYERMFLWMVIRINQMLDTKQQRNYYIGVLDIAGFEIFDFNTLEQLCINFTNEKLQQFFNHTMFVLEQEEYKKEGIIWEFIDFGMDLAACIELIERPMGIFSILEEECMFPKATDTSFKNKLYDQHLGKNKAFEKPKPAKGKAEAHFSLVHYAGTVDYNIGGWLDKNKDPLNESVLQLYQKSSVKLLALLYPPVVEEATKKGGKKKGGSMQTVSSQFRENLGKLMTNLRSTHPHFVRCLIPNETKVPGLMENFLVIHQLRCNGVLEGIRICRKGFPSRLQYGDFKQRYKVLNASVIPEGQFIDNKKASEKLLGSIDVDHDQYRFGHTKVFFKAGLLGTLEEMRDDKLAALVTMTQALCRAYLMRKEFVKMTERREAIYTIQYNVRSFMNVKHWPWMKVYYKIKPLLKSAETEKELSQMKENYDKMTTDLATALAKKKELEEKMVSLLQEKNDLQLQVASEGDNLSDAEERCEGLIKSKIQMEAKLKETTERLEDEEEINAELTAKKRKLEDECSELKKDIDDLELTLAKVEKEKHATENKVKNLTEEMASQDESIAKLTKEKKALQEAHQQTLDDLQAEEDKVNTLSKAKTKLEQQVDDLEGSLEQEKKLRMDLERAKRKLEGDLKLAQESVMDLENDKQQSDEKGKKKDFEISQLLSKIEDEQSMGSQLQKKIKELQARIEELEEEIEAERAARAKVEKQRADLSRELEEISERLEEAGGATAAQIEMSKKREAEFQKLRRDLEESTLQHEATASALRKKQADSVAELGEQIDNLQRVKQKLEKEKSEYKMEIDDLSSNMEAVAKAKGNLEKMCRTLEDQFSELKTKNDENVRQTNDLGGQKARLLTENGEFSRQIEEKEALVSQLTRGKQAYTQQIEELKRQIEEEVKAKNALAHGLQSARHDCDLLREQFEEEQEAKAELQRGMSKANSEVAQWRSKYETDAIQRTEELEESKKKLAQRLQEAEEQIEAVNSKCASLEKTKQRLQSEVEDLMIDVERANGLAANLDKKQRNFDKVLADWKQKYEEGQSELEGSLKEARSLGTELFKMKNSYEESLDHLETMKRENKNLQQEISDLTEQIGETGKSIHELEKSKKQVETEKSEIQTALEEAEGTLEHEESKILRVQLELNQIKGEVDRKLAEKDEEMEQIKRNSQRVTDSMQTTLDSEVRSRNDALRIKKKMEGDLNEMEIQLSHANRQASESQKQLRNVQSQLKDAQLHLDDAVRAQEDLKEQACMVDRRNGLMVAEIEELRAALEQTERGRKVAEQELVDASERVGLLHSQNTSLLNTKKKLETDLVQVQSEVDDTVQEARNAEDKAKKAITDAAMMAEELKKEQDTSSHLERMKKNLEVAVKDLQHRLDEAENLAMKGGKKQLQKLESRVCELESEIDAEQRRGADAVKGVRKYERRVKELTYQTEEDKKNVSRLQDLVDKLQLKVKAYKRNAEEAEEQANVHLSKCRKVQHELEEAEERADIAESQVNKMRAKTRDSGKGKEAAE, from the exons ATGAGTACGGACGCGGAGATGGCCATTTATGGCAAGGCTTCCATTTACCTGCGTaagccagagagggagagacttgAGGCTCAAACCGCACCTTTTGATGCCAAGACCGCCTGCTATGTGGTCGATGCCAAAGAGCTGTACTTGAAGGGAACAATCATGAAGAAAGATGGTGGCAATGTCACCGTCAAAGTCCTGGGCACTCAGGAG GAGAGGACAGTTAAAGAAGATGACGTCACTCCAATGAACCCTCCCAAGTACGACAAAATTGAGGACATGGCCATGATGACCCATCTCAATGAAGCCTCTGTCCTGTATAACCTCAAAGAGCGTTATGCAGCATGGATGATCTAT ACCTACTCTGGGTTGTTCTGTGCCACTGTTAACCCTTACAAATGGCTCCCAGTGTACGATTCTGAAGTTGTAAGTGCCTATAGAGGCAAGAAGCGTATGGAGGCTCCACCCCACATCTTCTCCGTCTCTGACAACGCTTATCAGAACATGCTCACTG ATAGGGAGAACCAGTCTGTCTTGATCAC TGGAGAATCTGGTGCTGGAAAGACTGTGAACACGAAACGTGTCATCCAGTACTTCGCCACAATCGcagtggcaggaggaggagacaagaaGAAGGAAGTAAAACAGTATCAG GGGTCACTGGAGGATCAGATTATTGCAGCCAATCCCCTGCTGGAGGCCTACGGTAATGCCAAAACTGTGAGGAATGACAACTCTTCTCGCTTT GGTAAATTCATCAGAATCCATTTCGGCACAACTGGCAAACTGGCCAGTGCTGACATTGAGACAT ATCTGCTGGAGAAGTCAAGAGTGACATACCAGCTTCCTGCTGAGAGAGGCTACCACATCTTCTACCAGATGATGACAAACCACAAGCCGGGGGTGATTG AGGCGTCACTCATCACAACCAACCCCTACGACTTCCCCTTGATCAGCATGGGTCAGATCACTGTGGCCAGCATTGATGACAAAGTTGAGCTGGAAGCCACTGAT AATGCTATTGATATCCTGGGCTTCACTGGTGAGGAGAAGATGAGCATCTACAAGATGACTGGTGCTGTGCTCCACCACGGTAACATGAAGTTCAAGCAGAAGCAGCGTGAGGAGCAGGCTGAACCCGATGGCACAGAAG ATGCTGACAAGGTTGCTTACCTGTTGGGTCTGAACTCCGCTGACATGCTGAAGGCTCTGTGCTATCCCAGAGTGAAGGTCGGAAATGAGTTTGTCACCAAGGGACAGACTGTACCTCAG GCGAGTAACTCAGTGACTGCCCTGTCCAAGTCCATCTATGAGAGGATGTTCTTGTGGATGGTCATCCGTATCAACCAGATGTTGGACACTAAGCAGCAGAGGAACTACTATATTGGTGTCCTGGATATTGCCGGCTTTGAAATCTTTGAT TTCAACACCTTGGAGCAACTGTGCATCAACTTCACCAATGAGAAACTGCAACAGTTCTTCAACCACACCATGTTCGTCCTGGAGCAAGAGGAGTACAAGAAGGAGGGTATTATCTGGGAGTTCATTGACTTCGGTATGGACTTGGCCGCCTGCATTGAGCTGATTGAAAGG CCCATGGGCATCTTCTCCATCCTTGAAGAGGAGTGCATGTTCCCTAAGGCTACAGACACATCCTTCAAGAATAAGCTCTATGATCAGCATCTTGGCAAAAACAAAGCATTTGAGAAGCCAAAACCTGCAAAGGGCAAGGCTGAGGCCCACTTCTCCCTGGTGCACTATGCTGGTACAGTGGACTACAATATCGGTGGCTGGCTGGACAAGAACAAGGACCCACTGAATGAGTCTGTTCTGCAGCTGTACCAGAAGTCCTCAGTGAAACTGCTGGCTCTCCTGTATCCCCCTGTTGTTGAGG AGGCTACAAAGAAGGGAGGCAAGAAGAAGGGTGGCTCTATGCAGACTGTGTCTTCACAGTTTAGG GAAAACTTGGGCAAGCTGATGACTAACTTGAGGAGCACTCATCCTCACTTTGTGCGCTGTCTGATTCCCAATGAGACAAAGGTTCCAG GACTGATGGAGAACTTCCTGGTCATCCACCAGCTGAGGTGTAACGGTGTGCTGGAGGGTATCAGAATCTGCAGAAAAGGTTTCCCTAGCAGACTCCAATATGGTGACTTCAAGCAGAG GTACAAGGTATTGAATGCCAGTGTCATTCCTGAGGGCCAGTTCATTGACAACAAGAAGGCTTCAGAAAAGCTGCTCGGATCGATTGATGTTGATCATGACCAGTACAGATTTGGACACACAAAG gTGTTCTTCAAGGCTGGTCTGCTGGGTACCCTTGAGGAGATGAGAGATGACAAGCTTGCAGCTCTGGTCACAATGACTCAGGCTCTCTGCCGTGCTTACCTCATGAGAAAGGAGTTTGTGAAGATGACGGAGAGGAG GGAAGCCATCTACACCATCCAGTACAACGTGCGCTCATTCATGAATGTCAAACACTGGCCATGGATGAAGGTTTACTACAAGATCAAGCCTCTGCTGAAGAGTGCTGAAACTGAGAAGGAGCTGTCTCAGATGAAGGAAAACTATGATAAGATGACAACTGACTTGGCTACTGCCCTGGCCAAGAAGAAGGAACTAGAGGAGAAGATGGTGTCTCTTCTGCAAGAGAAGAACGATCTGCAGCTCCAAGTGGCATCC GAAGGAGATAATCTGTCAGATGCTGAGGAAAGATGTGAGGGACTTATCAAGAGCAAGATTCAGATGGAGGCCAAACTCAAAGAAACAACTGAGAGActtgaggatgaagaggaaatcAATGCTGAGCTTACTGCTAAGAAGAGAAAGCTGGAAGATGAATGTTCTGAGCTCAAGAAGGATATTGACGATTTGGAGCTTACATTGGCcaaggtggagaaggagaaacatgCCACTGAGAACAAg GTTAAGAACCTGACAGAGGAGATGGCCTCTCAAGATGAGAGCATTGCTAAGCTGACCAAGGAGAAGAAAGCCCTTCAGGAGGCTCATCAACAGACTCTTGATGACCTGCAGGCTGAGGAAGACAAAGTCAACACTCTGTCCAAGGCCAAGACAAAGCTTGAGCAGCAAGTCGATGAT CTTGAGGGTTCTCTGGAACAAGAGAAGAAACTGCGTATGGACCTTGAGAGAGCCAAGAGGAAGCTCGAGGGAGATCTGAAACTGGCCCAGGAATCCGTCATGGATCTTGAGAATGACAAGCAGCAGTCTGATGAGAAAGGGAAAAA GAAAGACTTTGAAATCAGCCAACTCCTTAGCAAGATTGAGGATGAGCAGTCTATGGGATCTCAGCTTCAGAAGAAGATCAAGGAGCTTCAG GCCCGTATTGAGGAACTGGAGGAGGAGATTGAGGCTGAGCGTGCTGCTCGTGCCAAGGTTGAGAAGCAGAGGGCTGACCTCTCCAGGGAACTTGAGGAGATCAGTGAGAGGCTAGAGGAGGCTGGAGGtgccactgctgctcagattGAGATGAGCAAGAAGCGGGAAGCTGAGTTCCAGAAGCTCCGTCGTGACCTTGAGGAGTCCACTCTGCAGCATGAAGCCACTGCTTCCGCTCTTCGCAAGAAGCAGGCTGACAGCGTTGCTGAGCTGGGAGAGCAGATCGACAACCTCCAGCGTGTCAAGCAGAAgcttgaaaaggaaaagagtgaaTACAAAATGGAGATTGATGACCTCTCCAGCAACATGGAGGCTGTTGCCAAAGCAAAg GGAAATCTTGAAAAGATGTGCCGTACTCTTGAGGACCAATTTAGTGAACTGAAGACCAagaatgatgaaaatgttcGTCAAACGAATGACTTGGGTGGACAGAAAGCCCGTCTCCTGACAGAAAATG GTGAGTTCAGCCGTCAAATTGAAGAGAAAGAGGCTCTTGTCTCCCAGCTGACCAGAGGCAAACAGGCCTACACACAACAGATTGAAGAGCTGAAGAGACAGATTGAAGAGGAGGTTAAG GCCAAGAATGCTCTTGCCCATGGACTGCAATCAGCCCGCCATGACTGTGACCTGCTGAGggaacagtttgaggaggagcaggaggccaaggctgagctgcagcgtgGAATGTCCAAGGCCAACAGTGAGGTGGCTCAGTGGAGAAGCAAGTATGAAACTGATGCTATTCAGCGCACTGAGGAGCTTGAGGAGTCCAA GAAAAAGCTGGCTCAGCGTCTTCAGGAGGCTGAGGAGCAGATTGAGGCTGTGAACTCCAAGTGTGCTTCTCTGGAGAAAACCAAACAGAGGCTGCAGAGTGAGGTGGAGGACCTCATGATTGATGTGGAGAGGGCTAATGGGCTGGCTGCTAACCTGGACAAGAAGCAGAGGAACTTCGACAAG GTGTTGGCAGACTGGAAGCAGAAGTATGAGGAGGGTCAGTCAGAGCTTGAGGGATCTCTGAAGGAGGCTCGTTCTCTCGGCACTGAGCTGTTCAAGATGAAGAACTCTTACGAGGAATCTCTGGATCACCTGGAGACCATGAAGCGTGAAAACAAGAACCTGCAAC AGGAGATCTCTGATCTGACTGAACAGATTGGTGAGACTGGCAAGAGCATCCATGAGCTGGAGAAGTCCAAGaagcaggtggagacagagaaatCTGAGATCCAGACAGCTCTTGAGGAGGCTGAG GGAACTCTGGAACACGAAGAGTCTAAGATCCTGCGTGTTCAGCTGGAGCTCAACCAGATCAAGGGTGAGGTGGACAGGAAGCTGGCAGAAAAAGATGAGGAGATGGAGCAGATCAAGAGAAACAGCCAGAGGGTGACTGACTCTATGCAGACCACTCTGGATTCTGAGGTCAGGAGCAGGAACGATGCCCTGAGAAtcaagaagaagatggagggagaccTGAATGAGATGGAGATTCAGCTGAGCCATGCCAATCGCCAGGCTTCTGAGTCccagaagcagctgaggaaTGTGCAGTCACAGCTGAAG GATGCTCAACTGCACCTTGATGATGCTGTTAGAGCCCAGGAGGACCTTAAGGAACAAGCTTGTATGGTGGATCGCAGGAACGGTCTGATGGTGGCTGAAATTGAGGAACTTAGAGCTGCTctggaacagacagagagaggtcgCAAAGTCGCTGAACAGGAGCTGGTGGATGCCAGTGAGCGTGTTGGACTTCTGCACTCTCAG AACACAAGCCTTCTGAACACCAAGAAGAAGCTTGAAACTGACCTGGTTCAGGTCCAGAGTGAAGTTGATGACACTGTTCAGGAAGCAAGGAATGCAGAGGATAAGGCTAAGAAAGCCATCACTGAT GCTGCGATGATGgctgaggagctgaagaaggagCAGGATACTAGCTCTCAcctggagaggatgaagaagaaccTGGAGGTTGCTGTTAAGGACCTGCAGCACCGCCTGGATGAGGCTGAGAACCTGGCCATGAAGGGTGGCAAGAAGCAGCTCCAGAAACTGGAGTCTAGG GTGTGCGAGCTTGAGTCAGAGATTGACGCTGAGCAGAGACGTGGAGCAGATGCTGTTAAGGGTGTCCGCAAGTACGAAAGGAGAGTGAAGGAGCTCACCTACCAG ACTGAGGAGGACAAGAAAAACGTTTCCAGGCTGCAGGATCTGGTTGACAAGTTGCAGCTCAAGGTGAAGGCGTACAAGAGGAATGCTGAGGAAGCG GAGGAGCAGGCCAATGTCCACCTGTCCAAGTGCAGGAAGGTCCAGcatgagctggaggaggctgaggagcgTGCTGACATTGCAGAGTCCCAGGTCAACAAGATGAGAGCCAAGACCCGTGACTCTGGAAAG GGAAAAGAAGCCGCTGAGTAA